The following coding sequences are from one Desulfobacterales bacterium window:
- a CDS encoding ferredoxin-thioredoxin reductase catalytic domain-containing protein: protein MDAETLYGILKSAQEPKGYVFNHDRQRVFELLEGLLVNKRRYGYMSCPCRLASENRAQDQDIICPCVYRAADVKEYGSCYCNLYVSVEWNEGRLPHAYIPERRPPEKTSGES, encoded by the coding sequence ATGGATGCTGAAACACTCTACGGCATATTGAAATCGGCCCAGGAACCCAAGGGGTATGTTTTCAATCACGACAGGCAAAGAGTCTTTGAGCTGCTGGAAGGTCTGTTGGTCAACAAACGTCGCTATGGCTATATGTCCTGCCCATGCAGACTGGCATCGGAAAACCGGGCGCAGGATCAGGACATTATCTGTCCCTGTGTTTACCGGGCTGCCGATGTCAAAGAATATGGCAGCTGCTATTGCAATCTGTATGTGTCCGTGGAGTGGAATGAAGGCAGGCTGCCGCATGCTTATATCCCTGAACGACGCCCTCCTGAAAAGACTTCGGGGGAATCTTAG
- a CDS encoding glutaredoxin family protein, with translation MTLPVKLYTLSTCSHCNATKKFLGECIIKYEFVDVDLLHGEERKAILKDVMAFNPQCSFPTIIIGDKVIIGYKEKEIKEALGL, from the coding sequence ATGACACTGCCTGTCAAACTGTATACGCTGAGCACGTGCAGCCACTGCAATGCTACAAAAAAATTTCTGGGAGAATGCATCATCAAATATGAATTCGTTGATGTCGATCTCCTGCATGGGGAGGAACGAAAAGCCATTTTAAAAGACGTGATGGCATTCAATCCTCAATGTTCATTTCCCACCATCATCATTGGCGATAAAGTTATCATCGGTTACAAGGAAAAAGAAATAAAGGAGGCGCTGGGGCTATAA
- a CDS encoding TIGR04282 family arsenosugar biosynthesis glycosyltransferase — MSRPCIIVFARAPEKGLVKTRLAKKLPPDTVLSLYKCFLADVLDAIDTGLYHIRICFFPAYASENMIKGFGSQYDYIPQEGCDIGQRMLSAFSETFSDGFNPVLLIGSDIPALTSSIVHQACDALLRTDAVIGPSHDGGYYLIGFNSDTFQPDVFNNMPWSSPQVFSLTLSRLTIRCRRVHILPVCQDIDEPDDLISFVRSASPSMIRSSHTLRYLKQILNR; from the coding sequence GTGTCCAGGCCCTGCATCATCGTTTTCGCACGTGCGCCTGAAAAAGGACTCGTCAAAACACGACTGGCAAAAAAACTGCCGCCGGATACGGTGCTTTCTCTGTATAAATGCTTTTTAGCCGATGTTCTCGATGCAATTGACACAGGGCTTTACCATATCCGAATCTGCTTTTTCCCCGCATATGCGTCGGAAAACATGATCAAAGGGTTCGGCAGCCAATATGACTACATTCCTCAAGAGGGATGCGATATAGGACAAAGAATGCTATCCGCGTTTTCAGAAACATTCTCGGACGGGTTCAACCCCGTATTACTTATCGGAAGCGATATCCCAGCGCTTACGTCATCGATCGTCCATCAGGCCTGTGATGCGCTGCTCAGAACCGATGCTGTAATCGGCCCGTCCCATGACGGGGGCTATTACCTGATTGGGTTTAATTCCGACACCTTTCAACCCGATGTGTTTAACAACATGCCCTGGAGCAGTCCACAGGTGTTTTCCCTTACCCTGAGCCGATTGACAATCCGCTGCCGCAGGGTTCACATCCTGCCGGTTTGTCAGGATATCGATGAACCGGATGATTTGATATCATTTGTACGATCCGCATCGCCGTCAATGATTCGCAGTTCGCATACGTTACGATATCTGAAGCAGATCTTGAATCGCTGA
- a CDS encoding peroxiredoxin, giving the protein MKRYILLSSILIFAVLLISAGTAMGLSDAYKGSIYDPGKLKPTDSVLKVKAGEPAPDFTLPSIQGKQISLRQFRGEKNVVLSFIPAAWTPVCSDQWPGYNLAKPFFEQHDAVLLGISVDNIPTLFAWTLQMGDLWFDVLSDFWPHGAVSDKFGILRSDGLAERALFIIDKQGIITFTHVSDINVRPDLKLIVTELEKLL; this is encoded by the coding sequence ATGAAACGATATATCCTTTTGTCCTCAATTTTGATCTTTGCGGTCCTGTTAATATCTGCCGGAACGGCGATGGGGCTTTCCGATGCGTATAAAGGGTCAATTTACGATCCCGGAAAGCTGAAGCCGACCGACAGTGTTTTAAAGGTCAAAGCAGGCGAGCCCGCTCCGGATTTCACCCTGCCATCCATTCAAGGCAAACAGATCTCTCTTCGCCAGTTCAGAGGAGAGAAAAATGTGGTTCTTTCTTTTATACCTGCGGCCTGGACACCCGTATGTTCAGATCAGTGGCCCGGGTATAACCTTGCAAAACCTTTTTTCGAGCAGCACGATGCCGTGCTGTTAGGAATTTCAGTTGATAATATTCCCACCCTGTTCGCCTGGACGCTTCAAATGGGTGACCTGTGGTTTGATGTCCTCTCGGATTTCTGGCCTCATGGCGCGGTATCAGACAAATTCGGCATCCTTCGCTCAGACGGGCTTGCGGAACGAGCCCTGTTTATCATCGATAAGCAGGGAATTATCACCTTTACCCATGTTTCGGATATCAATGTCAGGCCAGATCTTAAACTGATCGTTACCGAGCTGGAAAAACTTCTATAG
- a CDS encoding TlpA disulfide reductase family protein, with translation MKCLINSVFFAICLFAFPNLIYGKTIEPQIGHPLPDITLKIPDDDVHRTYLGLKGSDSFQIPQIRSRVVIIEIFSMYCPHCQRHAPSVNQLYQRIQKSGDFRDKIKIIGIGAGNSPFEVDFFRKSYAIPFPLFPDTDLSIHDKIGQVLTPYFIAVRIEPDGTNRIVYTQLGGFNNPDNFLDTIVKRSGLK, from the coding sequence ATGAAGTGCCTGATAAACAGTGTTTTTTTCGCAATATGCCTTTTCGCATTCCCGAATCTGATCTACGGGAAAACAATCGAACCACAAATCGGCCACCCACTGCCTGACATTACCCTGAAAATTCCGGATGACGACGTTCACCGGACCTACCTGGGGCTGAAGGGCAGCGATTCTTTTCAAATTCCTCAAATCCGGTCCAGAGTGGTCATCATAGAAATTTTCAGTATGTACTGCCCGCATTGTCAGCGTCATGCGCCATCGGTCAACCAGCTGTATCAACGGATCCAAAAAAGCGGCGACTTTCGCGACAAAATTAAAATTATCGGTATCGGTGCCGGGAATTCTCCATTTGAAGTCGATTTTTTCCGAAAATCGTACGCCATACCGTTCCCTCTGTTCCCGGATACGGATTTATCCATCCACGACAAAATCGGTCAGGTGCTAACGCCCTATTTTATCGCTGTCCGAATTGAACCGGACGGCACGAACCGCATCGTATATACCCAGCTCGGCGGTTTTAACAACCCGGATAATTTTTTAGATACCATCGTAAAACGATCCGGACTCAAATAA
- the gspG gene encoding type II secretion system major pseudopilin GspG has protein sequence MKYNIFRRSIRQGGFTLIELMVVIVILGILAGLIIPRIMGRPEEAKQLKAKMQIESIETALKLYKLDTGTYPSTEQGLQALVEIPDTEPVPAKWRKGGYLEKGRLPKDPWGYEFVYLSPGIHDDVDIMSYGADGVPGGEDKNQDINSWEIE, from the coding sequence ATGAAATACAATATATTCCGCAGATCGATCCGCCAGGGGGGCTTTACCCTGATCGAGTTGATGGTGGTGATTGTCATATTGGGGATTCTGGCCGGGTTAATCATTCCCAGAATCATGGGGCGTCCCGAAGAGGCAAAACAATTGAAGGCGAAAATGCAGATCGAAAGCATTGAAACCGCGCTTAAACTATACAAACTTGACACCGGTACTTATCCCTCAACGGAGCAGGGGCTCCAGGCCCTGGTCGAAATACCGGATACGGAACCGGTCCCGGCAAAATGGCGTAAAGGTGGATATCTCGAAAAAGGCAGACTTCCCAAAGATCCATGGGGATATGAGTTTGTATATTTGAGCCCGGGAATTCATGACGATGTTGATATTATGTCATACGGCGCTGACGGGGTTCCCGGCGGAGAAGATAAAAATCAGGATATCAACAGCTGGGAAATTGAATAA
- a CDS encoding type II secretion system protein — protein sequence MINDLVDNRGGYTLIELIVVVAVMSMVLFFTVPRFQKTVFVSDTKQLSQWLIVNVKALKERAVRDQKNYRLHINMTDSLLWITHDEMSEEAADEAQRGAYQLPSGVKVLDVEYPGQFRVDSGSAVIRFYKKGYSERALIHVADEDDNRVSYHIEPFLSRIGITPDDVGFEG from the coding sequence ATGATCAACGATCTCGTCGATAACCGGGGGGGATATACCCTGATAGAACTCATCGTGGTGGTAGCCGTCATGAGCATGGTGCTTTTTTTTACCGTTCCCCGATTTCAGAAAACGGTTTTTGTCAGCGATACCAAACAACTTTCCCAGTGGTTGATCGTAAATGTGAAAGCGTTGAAAGAGCGCGCTGTCCGGGATCAGAAAAATTATCGGCTGCATATCAATATGACCGACAGTCTTCTGTGGATCACCCATGATGAGATGTCTGAGGAAGCGGCCGATGAGGCGCAACGCGGTGCCTATCAACTGCCTTCAGGGGTGAAGGTTCTGGACGTGGAGTATCCGGGCCAGTTCAGGGTGGATTCCGGCAGTGCCGTTATCCGGTTTTACAAAAAAGGGTATTCCGAAAGGGCATTGATTCATGTCGCAGATGAAGATGATAACCGCGTTTCTTATCACATCGAGCCTTTTCTCTCCAGAATCGGCATAACCCCGGATGATGTCGGATTTGAGGGATGA
- a CDS encoding prepilin-type N-terminal cleavage/methylation domain-containing protein has product MTTKSGADCKPLMIFPGDYHRGAGGGSIGRRYRLIRSCAGFTLMEVMVAVSIIAIVLVSVFRMHAQSISMNQSVQFYTTAPQLAQAKMSELERTVTDSGAEQSGSFGDRFDGYVWKASIQEVESEPLGSIAGDLKRIDLSVSYRDDQLVYLLRNYVMARDEQ; this is encoded by the coding sequence ATGACAACCAAATCCGGTGCTGACTGTAAACCGCTCATGATTTTTCCCGGCGATTATCACAGGGGGGCAGGGGGGGGGAGCATTGGCCGTCGGTATCGATTGATACGTTCATGTGCCGGCTTTACCTTGATGGAGGTCATGGTGGCGGTATCCATTATTGCCATAGTGCTGGTCAGTGTATTCCGGATGCATGCGCAGAGTATCTCGATGAATCAATCCGTACAGTTTTATACAACGGCGCCCCAGCTGGCCCAGGCAAAAATGTCGGAACTGGAGAGAACCGTGACCGACAGCGGGGCGGAACAATCCGGCAGTTTCGGAGACCGGTTTGACGGCTATGTCTGGAAGGCATCCATACAGGAGGTGGAATCAGAGCCCCTCGGCAGTATTGCAGGGGATCTGAAACGTATCGATCTATCGGTGTCGTACCGCGATGACCAATTGGTGTATCTTCTTCGAAATTATGTGATGGCCCGTGATGAGCAATAG
- a CDS encoding prepilin-type N-terminal cleavage/methylation domain-containing protein encodes MKTHPRSGGFTLLEILIAMFIFAIVISVLFGSYRAVFMDIGSITRGGDYYEMAKDCINRITLDLQSTYVSFRPQYSPPDIDDDPDPYRIEGKISSIGGNDFSSLRFAADSHIGFERPPLQGIAQIVYYVQDRGPGQYVLRRSDSLYPYDPFEENKNDPVLCDHVLSLSFTYYDQDGESYDSWDSDSDDVGFSTPGAIGIRLEIGDADFSREFETVVTLPVYRPEKK; translated from the coding sequence ATGAAAACACATCCCCGCTCCGGCGGTTTTACCCTGTTGGAAATTTTGATCGCAATGTTTATCTTTGCGATCGTGATCAGCGTGCTGTTCGGTTCGTATCGGGCCGTTTTTATGGATATCGGGTCCATCACCCGTGGCGGTGACTATTATGAGATGGCAAAAGACTGTATAAACCGGATAACTCTGGACCTGCAGTCCACATACGTGAGCTTCCGCCCGCAATACAGTCCGCCGGACATCGATGATGATCCTGATCCTTATCGGATTGAGGGTAAAATATCATCCATCGGGGGCAATGATTTTTCCAGCCTTCGGTTTGCGGCGGATTCACATATCGGATTTGAACGGCCACCGCTGCAGGGGATCGCTCAAATCGTCTATTATGTTCAGGACCGTGGCCCGGGACAGTATGTGCTGAGACGCTCAGACAGCCTCTATCCTTATGACCCCTTTGAAGAGAACAAAAACGATCCGGTGCTGTGTGATCATGTCCTGTCGCTGTCATTCACCTATTATGATCAGGACGGCGAATCGTACGACAGCTGGGATTCAGACTCGGACGATGTCGGTTTTTCCACACCCGGGGCGATCGGCATTCGTCTTGAAATAGGCGATGCTGATTTTTCGCGGGAATTTGAGACGGTCGTAACCCTTCCGGTGTATCGGCCCGAGAAGAAATAA
- a CDS encoding general secretion pathway protein GspK: MVKIVSIIRPNRGMALLITITVITLMMVTTIEVNRRVRSNVISTAGTRDRVTLSYMASSGIHAAMAMLIKDRNDSDTDSLQEDWANPEKVAEVMGDIPFESGRVSVEIIDEMGKIQVNSLVDFPEGRAFNEAQHQLWENFIAFFKLLDDEQFQDIEPSTILNSTKDWIDSGDDDAVTGLSGAESDYYQGLEPPYSCRNAPFDHLGELARVKGVTADLFDGVGGESGISSYLTVYGVSATAENKFTYKGKININTASLPVIAALLPPGDAIFAQPIDEYRLEKADETYIYNLSSPTWYKDVPGLSDVTIKADLITTSSDIFRIRSVSTLDDMSMTVTAVVQRAKQAKTGKWTCSVLCWQPE; encoded by the coding sequence ATGGTAAAGATCGTATCTATCATAAGGCCGAATCGGGGGATGGCGCTTCTCATCACCATCACCGTCATCACCCTGATGATGGTGACCACCATCGAGGTAAACCGCAGAGTACGTTCAAACGTCATCTCAACTGCGGGGACCCGGGATCGGGTTACCCTCTCTTATATGGCTTCATCCGGGATACATGCGGCCATGGCCATGCTGATCAAAGACAGGAACGATTCGGATACGGATTCGTTGCAGGAAGACTGGGCCAACCCTGAGAAAGTCGCTGAGGTCATGGGAGACATTCCGTTTGAAAGCGGCCGGGTATCGGTTGAAATCATCGATGAAATGGGTAAAATTCAGGTGAATTCACTGGTCGATTTTCCCGAAGGGCGCGCGTTTAATGAGGCCCAGCATCAGTTGTGGGAAAATTTTATCGCTTTTTTCAAACTTCTGGATGATGAGCAATTCCAGGATATCGAGCCATCCACTATTTTGAATTCAACCAAGGACTGGATCGATTCCGGAGACGACGATGCCGTAACCGGCTTAAGCGGCGCAGAATCCGATTATTATCAGGGACTGGAACCGCCGTATTCGTGCCGGAATGCGCCGTTTGATCATTTAGGAGAGCTGGCCCGGGTAAAAGGGGTTACGGCTGATCTGTTTGATGGCGTGGGCGGCGAGAGCGGAATATCGTCTTATCTGACAGTTTACGGCGTGTCAGCCACCGCGGAAAACAAGTTTACCTACAAAGGCAAAATTAATATCAACACTGCGTCCTTGCCGGTCATCGCTGCCCTGCTGCCGCCCGGTGACGCAATTTTTGCTCAGCCCATCGATGAGTACCGGCTTGAAAAGGCAGATGAAACTTATATTTACAATCTTTCAAGTCCGACATGGTACAAGGATGTCCCGGGGTTGAGTGATGTGACAATCAAAGCGGATCTGATTACGACATCAAGCGATATATTCCGTATCCGGTCGGTTTCTACCCTCGATGACATGTCCATGACGGTAACTGCTGTTGTTCAAAGGGCAAAACAGGCAAAAACCGGCAAATGGACATGCAGCGTGTTGTGCTGGCAGCCGGAATGA
- the gspL gene encoding type II secretion system protein GspL, which translates to MSHKTVKVELFMSRSILAIDIRENGIAAVQVKKTMKESWIENCLYIPVTESVTEPGDWIDRVRKGLEQLAEKIDVQACRCIASFPAVRVSFRNMQVPFKEPKKIRQILPFELEPHLALPMDEQLMDFIPIHTTGEQTDLIAAVLQKSEFKSFLDAFTENKIDPETITIGGYPVALSLINNPDSLETWLLADVDSHQATLFLIVSGRISLIRSFSLGPDLFNGPNSLCDNILRTVSAFEDACGTDLVVETVFITGSGLPETAVEQELAPVLELPVTRLNLLDMAGMAVPDQSDHIWKSDVMDNALALALTEVNAIDCLNFRKDTFSVKKQWTGNRKLIITTGLIAVMAVCLGLFSIAVDTWQLKQQVNAVDERLADKFRASFPEVTRIVDPVHQMHAHIKEMEKTSLFSVQTGSTQPVIDIIYEISSLIPRQIDVDLDRMVIDEESVMISGQTDTFNSIDDVKNRLEQSDMFKTVTISSANMDRTDNRVRFKLKVIL; encoded by the coding sequence ATGAGTCATAAAACCGTCAAGGTTGAATTATTTATGAGCCGATCCATATTAGCAATTGATATTCGGGAAAATGGCATAGCGGCCGTTCAGGTGAAAAAGACCATGAAGGAAAGCTGGATAGAAAACTGCCTTTACATTCCCGTAACAGAAAGCGTAACAGAGCCCGGCGACTGGATTGATCGCGTAAGAAAGGGGCTGGAACAGCTGGCAGAGAAAATTGATGTGCAAGCCTGCCGGTGTATCGCCTCGTTTCCGGCGGTCCGGGTTTCATTTCGAAATATGCAGGTCCCTTTCAAAGAACCTAAAAAAATTCGTCAGATACTGCCGTTTGAGTTGGAACCGCATTTGGCTCTGCCAATGGATGAGCAGCTGATGGATTTTATTCCGATTCATACTACGGGCGAGCAAACGGATTTAATTGCGGCTGTTCTGCAAAAATCCGAGTTCAAGTCCTTTCTGGACGCCTTTACCGAAAATAAAATAGATCCTGAAACCATTACCATCGGGGGATATCCTGTCGCTCTGAGCCTGATCAATAACCCGGATTCTCTTGAAACCTGGCTGCTGGCTGATGTCGATTCACACCAGGCGACCCTGTTTTTAATTGTGTCGGGTCGAATATCGCTTATCCGGTCATTTTCGCTTGGCCCGGATCTGTTCAATGGCCCAAACTCCCTTTGCGACAATATCCTCAGAACCGTATCGGCCTTTGAAGATGCATGCGGCACGGATTTAGTGGTGGAAACCGTCTTTATTACCGGAAGCGGTCTGCCTGAAACCGCTGTTGAGCAAGAGCTGGCACCGGTTCTGGAACTCCCGGTAACGCGGTTGAATTTGTTGGATATGGCCGGTATGGCAGTGCCTGATCAATCCGATCATATCTGGAAAAGCGATGTGATGGACAATGCGCTCGCGCTGGCCCTGACCGAAGTCAATGCCATTGACTGCCTGAATTTCAGAAAGGATACGTTTTCAGTCAAAAAGCAATGGACGGGAAATCGCAAACTAATTATCACAACCGGGTTGATCGCCGTAATGGCGGTGTGCCTGGGACTATTCAGTATCGCTGTCGATACCTGGCAGCTGAAGCAGCAGGTCAATGCGGTCGATGAACGTCTGGCAGACAAATTCCGGGCATCATTTCCCGAGGTAACGCGTATTGTCGATCCGGTGCATCAGATGCATGCTCATATCAAGGAAATGGAGAAAACGTCATTGTTTTCCGTTCAGACCGGATCAACCCAACCGGTCATCGATATTATTTATGAAATCAGCAGCCTCATTCCCAGACAAATTGACGTGGATCTGGATCGTATGGTGATCGATGAGGAAAGTGTCATGATTTCCGGACAAACCGATACGTTCAATTCGATCGATGATGTCAAAAATCGGCTCGAACAGTCGGATATGTTTAAAACCGTAACGATCAGCTCGGCCAATATGGACAGAACCGATAACCGGGTCCGGTTTAAACTCAAGGTAATTCTGTAA
- the gspN gene encoding type II secretion system protein GspN, producing the protein MNRSKKWLLYLIVLMVSAAFFLYHLFPADAVGQYLVSELNRAVPAVRVTADTVKLKPVFPLGLKLEGVGVNYLGKAAFYAETMVVRPDLLSLLSHTVNVSFAGAAAKGVFKGMARVPRAKGDGLLSVDVDLDRIRIEDIPAVYEFIRQDVAGSLNGQVTFTRANVGGTANGRAHLVLSDCTIQLQTPLIPLNSVAFNSIETDITIEAERLEIKRCDLRGNQLDADFTGSVVMMKPAGKSVLNLRGSMKPHPLLLAGIRIMFPVDSLSENRSGGEIPVRVRGTLDSPGVSFPRQ; encoded by the coding sequence ATGAACCGTTCAAAAAAGTGGCTATTGTATCTGATTGTGCTGATGGTATCGGCGGCTTTTTTCCTTTACCATTTGTTTCCGGCAGATGCCGTGGGGCAATACCTGGTGTCGGAATTGAACCGGGCTGTCCCCGCAGTTCGGGTGACAGCCGATACCGTTAAACTGAAGCCGGTGTTTCCCCTTGGACTGAAACTTGAAGGCGTCGGGGTGAATTATCTCGGTAAAGCCGCGTTTTATGCCGAAACCATGGTGGTGCGGCCCGATCTATTGTCATTGCTGAGCCATACGGTTAACGTTTCGTTTGCCGGTGCGGCCGCAAAAGGAGTGTTCAAAGGCATGGCCCGGGTACCCCGTGCCAAAGGGGATGGCCTGCTGTCAGTCGATGTCGATCTGGACAGAATCCGGATCGAGGATATCCCTGCCGTGTATGAGTTCATCCGGCAGGATGTGGCCGGCAGCCTGAACGGGCAGGTAACCTTTACCCGCGCAAATGTCGGGGGAACAGCAAACGGCAGGGCGCATCTGGTATTGTCGGATTGCACCATCCAGCTTCAGACGCCGTTAATCCCGCTGAATTCGGTGGCGTTCAACTCTATTGAAACCGACATCACCATCGAAGCCGAACGCCTTGAAATCAAGCGATGTGATCTCAGGGGTAACCAGCTGGACGCTGATTTCACCGGTTCGGTCGTCATGATGAAACCGGCCGGCAAAAGCGTTTTAAACCTCAGGGGCAGCATGAAACCTCATCCGTTGCTGCTGGCCGGTATCCGAATCATGTTTCCGGTCGATTCACTGTCTGAAAACCGGTCAGGAGGCGAAATTCCTGTCAGGGTCCGCGGTACGCTGGACAGCCCCGGTGTTTCCTTTCCAAGACAATGA
- a CDS encoding type II secretion system protein N gives MKRYFIIINMFLIMSGVYFGVKALYSIMAFRLDSGVTVQQTPGEQAVVEERQYPPLSDYKTVMDRNLFNITQTGETAASAVTVDLATLEKTDLALKLWGTVTGDRKKAYAVIEEVKSREQNLYRTGDTIQDTSASVKMILRGKVILTADGKDEILEMEDTVTEKSGKLPDRSAAVTGNTQSVDLARSSIMDAVSNLNQLMQQARLRPYFRRGIPEGLVLSNIKPDSIFNQMQLKNGDIITGVDGRDIKSVDDALKMYDSLKSSSSVALKINRRGKVQTINYTIQ, from the coding sequence ATGAAACGATACTTTATTATTATTAATATGTTTCTGATTATGTCGGGGGTATATTTTGGCGTCAAAGCGCTTTATTCCATTATGGCTTTTCGGCTCGACAGCGGCGTTACGGTTCAGCAGACCCCCGGGGAGCAGGCGGTGGTTGAGGAACGCCAGTATCCGCCATTGTCGGACTATAAGACCGTGATGGACAGGAATTTATTTAACATCACGCAGACGGGTGAAACGGCGGCTTCCGCGGTAACGGTCGATCTTGCAACGCTTGAAAAAACCGACCTGGCGTTAAAATTATGGGGAACCGTAACCGGTGACCGGAAAAAAGCATATGCGGTGATAGAAGAGGTGAAGAGCCGGGAACAGAATCTGTATCGGACCGGCGATACCATTCAGGACACCTCGGCATCCGTGAAGATGATTCTCAGGGGAAAAGTGATTCTGACCGCTGACGGGAAGGATGAAATTCTGGAAATGGAAGATACGGTTACCGAAAAATCCGGTAAGCTACCGGATCGAAGCGCGGCGGTAACCGGAAATACCCAGTCGGTCGATTTGGCGCGATCCTCGATTATGGACGCTGTCAGCAATCTTAATCAGCTGATGCAGCAGGCCAGGCTGCGTCCGTATTTCAGGCGGGGAATACCCGAAGGCCTGGTACTCAGCAACATTAAACCCGATTCGATTTTTAATCAGATGCAATTGAAAAACGGTGACATCATTACCGGCGTTGATGGACGGGATATCAAGAGTGTCGATGATGCCCTGAAGATGTATGACAGTCTGAAATCATCTTCAAGCGTTGCGCTCAAAATCAACCGTAGAGGAAAGGTTCAGACCATAAACTACACCATTCAATAG